The following are from one region of the Bacteroidota bacterium genome:
- a CDS encoding capsular biosynthesis protein: MSFLKKLFSSNKLSEPVDLSVLRCDVHSHFIPAIDDGSKSVENSIEMIRHFYNQGYKKIITTPHIMGDFYRNTPENILDGLQKVKHQLKVEGMPIEMEAAAEYYIDYDFEQKIGNERLLTFGNNYVLVEISYINEPDNLDRILFKLQTSDYKVVLAHPERYPFWFNNKNVFQTLSDKGIFLQLNINSLTGYYGPQTRKIAEMLIDKQLVRFLGSDCHHVGHVELLKQVVYVPHLQKLVESGNLLNATL, translated from the coding sequence GTGTCCTTTTTAAAAAAACTATTTTCTTCAAATAAATTAAGCGAGCCGGTCGACTTATCTGTATTGCGCTGTGATGTGCATTCACACTTCATTCCCGCGATCGACGACGGCTCAAAATCTGTCGAAAATTCAATTGAAATGATCCGGCATTTTTACAACCAGGGGTATAAAAAAATAATTACCACCCCGCATATAATGGGTGATTTTTACCGCAACACGCCGGAAAATATTTTAGACGGTCTCCAAAAAGTAAAACACCAGTTAAAGGTTGAAGGAATGCCAATTGAAATGGAAGCCGCAGCTGAATACTATATTGATTATGACTTTGAACAAAAAATAGGTAACGAAAGGCTACTGACCTTTGGCAATAACTATGTGCTGGTAGAAATTTCGTATATAAATGAACCGGACAACCTGGATCGTATCCTTTTTAAGCTACAGACATCAGACTACAAAGTAGTTTTGGCGCATCCTGAACGTTACCCATTCTGGTTCAACAACAAAAATGTATTCCAAACCTTATCTGATAAAGGGATATTCCTGCAATTAAATATAAACTCGCTTACCGGCTATTATGGCCCTCAAACCAGGAAAATAGCTGAAATGCTCATTGATAAGCAACTAGTTCGCTTTTTAGGAAGCGATTGCCACCATGTAGGACATGTTGAACTTTTGAAACAAGTTGTTTATGTTCCGCACCTTCAAAAACTGGTTGAGTCGGGAAATTTGCTGAATGCTACCCTTTAG
- a CDS encoding sigma-54-dependent Fis family transcriptional regulator — MAKILVIDDEKSIRKTLREILEYEKYIVEEAADGNEGLALVQKEKFDVVLCDIKMPKMDGIELLDKIIALNNETPVVMISGHGTIETAVEAVKKGAFDFIAKPLDLNRLLVTIRNAMDKSTLVTETKALKKKVSKTFDMVGESAAIAQIKEMIEKVAPTEARVLVTGENGSGKELVARWIHAKSNRSNGPMIEVNCAAIPSELIESELFGHEKGAFTSAVNQRKGKFEQAEGGTLFLDEIGDMSLSAQAKVLRALQENKITRVGGEKELKVNVRIIAATNKDIKKEIEKGNFREDLYHRLSVILIRVPSLNERKDDIPLLADHFVKLICDDYGMPVKTFSKEAIKELQKINWTGNIREFRNVIERLIILCGKTITDKDVNAYARPING, encoded by the coding sequence GCGGCGGATGGAAATGAGGGACTTGCATTGGTTCAGAAGGAAAAGTTTGATGTGGTGCTGTGTGATATTAAAATGCCTAAAATGGATGGCATTGAATTGTTGGATAAAATAATTGCATTGAATAATGAAACTCCGGTGGTGATGATATCCGGGCATGGAACAATAGAAACTGCTGTGGAAGCTGTGAAGAAGGGCGCTTTTGATTTTATTGCCAAGCCACTCGATTTGAATCGCCTGTTGGTTACCATTCGCAATGCGATGGATAAATCGACATTGGTTACTGAAACGAAAGCATTAAAAAAGAAAGTAAGTAAGACGTTTGACATGGTCGGCGAGTCGGCTGCCATCGCTCAAATAAAGGAAATGATAGAAAAAGTGGCTCCGACAGAAGCACGTGTGTTGGTAACAGGGGAGAATGGATCGGGAAAGGAATTGGTTGCCCGCTGGATCCATGCTAAAAGCAATCGTTCGAACGGTCCCATGATAGAAGTAAATTGCGCGGCCATTCCTTCTGAATTAATTGAAAGTGAATTATTCGGACATGAAAAAGGTGCTTTTACTTCAGCAGTGAACCAGCGTAAAGGAAAGTTTGAACAAGCTGAGGGTGGTACCTTATTTTTGGATGAGATTGGTGATATGAGTTTGTCGGCCCAGGCTAAAGTTTTGCGTGCTTTACAGGAAAATAAAATAACAAGGGTAGGAGGGGAGAAGGAGTTGAAAGTAAACGTGCGTATTATAGCCGCCACCAACAAAGACATTAAAAAGGAAATTGAAAAAGGAAATTTTCGTGAGGATCTGTACCACCGTTTAAGTGTTATTCTTATTCGTGTACCTTCATTGAACGAACGTAAGGATGATATTCCATTGCTTGCCGATCATTTTGTGAAACTTATTTGTGATGATTATGGTATGCCTGTTAAAACCTTTTCAAAAGAGGCGATTAAAGAACTTCAAAAAATAAACTGGACCGGAAATATACGTGAGTTCAGAAATGTAATCGAACGGTTAATCATACTTTGCGGAAAAACCATTACCGATAAGGATGTTAATGCTTATGCGAGGCCGATTAATGGGTAG
- the rfbB gene encoding dTDP-glucose 4,6-dehydratase — protein sequence MKKTILITGGAGFIGSHVVRLFVNKYPDYIIVNLDKLTYAGNLENLRDIENKTNYKFIKGDIVDGDFIHKLFDTYKFSGVIHLAAESHVDRSIASPMEFVTTNIIGTVNLLNAARQLWKPSLDTAASSANLFYHISTDEVYGTLGQHGLFTEKTSYDPHSPYSASKASSDHMVRSYADTYGLPAVITNCSNNYGPFHFPEKLIPLALNNIKNNKSIPVYGKGENIRDWLFVEDHAIAIDLVFHKGKAGQTYNIGGHNEWKNIDLIKLLCSIMDKKLNRAPGTSAKLITFVTDRAGHDLRYAIDASKIKKELGWVPSVRFEEGLEKTVDWYLANESWLNNVTSGNYKQYYEKQYAQR from the coding sequence ATGAAAAAAACGATTCTCATAACAGGTGGCGCGGGCTTTATTGGCTCTCATGTGGTGAGACTTTTTGTAAATAAATATCCGGATTACATCATTGTTAACCTTGATAAATTAACTTACGCGGGAAATCTTGAAAACCTGCGTGATATCGAAAATAAAACGAATTATAAATTCATCAAAGGCGATATTGTTGATGGTGATTTTATTCATAAGTTATTTGATACTTATAAATTCTCCGGGGTCATCCATTTAGCTGCAGAATCGCATGTTGACCGCTCCATTGCCAGCCCAATGGAATTTGTTACAACCAACATAATAGGTACCGTAAATTTACTTAACGCAGCACGTCAATTATGGAAACCGTCACTTGACACGGCTGCTTCTTCTGCAAACTTATTTTATCATATATCTACAGATGAGGTTTATGGCACATTAGGCCAACATGGTTTATTTACTGAGAAAACTTCATACGACCCTCACAGCCCCTACTCTGCATCAAAAGCGAGTTCTGATCACATGGTACGCTCGTATGCTGATACATATGGACTTCCCGCTGTCATCACAAATTGCTCAAACAATTATGGACCGTTCCACTTTCCGGAAAAACTTATTCCGCTGGCCCTCAATAATATTAAAAACAATAAAAGCATTCCTGTTTACGGCAAGGGTGAAAATATCCGCGACTGGTTATTTGTTGAAGATCATGCTATAGCCATTGACCTTGTATTTCATAAAGGAAAGGCCGGACAAACCTATAATATCGGCGGGCATAACGAGTGGAAAAACATTGATCTCATTAAGCTTCTATGCAGCATAATGGATAAAAAACTAAACCGTGCTCCCGGCACTTCCGCAAAACTGATAACTTTTGTGACCGACCGCGCCGGCCATGACCTGCGTTATGCCATTGATGCTTCCAAAATAAAAAAGGAATTAGGCTGGGTACCTTCAGTCAGGTTTGAAGAAGGCCTGGAAAAAACTGTGGATTGGTATTTAGCCAATGAAAGCTGGTTAAATAATGTTACGTCAGGTAACTATAAACAGTACTACGAAAAGCAATATGCGCAAAGATAA
- a CDS encoding SDR family oxidoreductase: protein MYKTPFHTNDISKNSFLVTGGAGFIGSNIVEYLLKYNAGKVVVLDNLSTGFEDNIKPYTGSLNFKFIKGDICNPDDCSKACEGINYLFHQAALGSVPRSIKNPLATNEVNVNGFLNMLVAARDKGIKRFVYASSSSVYGDSKQTPKIEENIGNALSPYAVSKRTNELYGNVFALNYNMQIIGLRYFNIFGPRQNPKGEYAAAIPLFMDALLKNQSPYINGDGEQSRDFTFVENAVQANIKAMFTSNKDALGQVYNIAVGEKISVNILFNILKELSGANVNAIHREDRVGDVRNSLADISKAKRLIGYEPKIKMQEGLKITLNWFSKYFGYQPISK from the coding sequence ATGTATAAAACACCATTTCATACTAATGATATTTCCAAAAATAGCTTTCTTGTTACAGGCGGAGCGGGTTTTATAGGCTCCAACATTGTTGAATACCTTTTAAAATACAATGCCGGAAAAGTGGTTGTGCTCGATAACCTTTCAACAGGCTTTGAAGACAACATAAAACCATATACAGGTTCACTAAATTTCAAATTTATCAAGGGTGATATTTGCAACCCCGATGATTGCTCCAAAGCCTGTGAAGGAATTAATTATCTATTTCATCAAGCCGCGCTTGGCTCTGTTCCAAGATCTATAAAAAATCCTTTAGCTACTAATGAAGTAAATGTTAATGGTTTCTTAAATATGCTGGTAGCTGCGCGCGATAAAGGAATTAAACGATTTGTATATGCAAGCTCTTCCTCTGTTTATGGCGATAGCAAGCAGACACCTAAAATAGAAGAGAATATCGGAAATGCTTTATCGCCTTATGCTGTTTCAAAGCGGACAAACGAACTTTATGGCAATGTGTTCGCACTCAATTACAATATGCAAATTATTGGTCTTCGCTATTTTAATATTTTTGGTCCAAGACAAAATCCCAAAGGGGAATATGCCGCCGCGATACCCTTGTTCATGGATGCTTTACTTAAAAACCAATCTCCCTACATCAATGGAGACGGAGAACAAAGCCGTGATTTCACTTTTGTTGAAAACGCGGTGCAGGCAAATATCAAAGCAATGTTCACCTCAAATAAAGATGCATTGGGACAAGTATACAACATCGCGGTCGGTGAAAAAATATCCGTGAACATACTTTTTAATATTTTAAAGGAATTATCCGGCGCGAATGTAAATGCAATTCACCGTGAAGATCGCGTGGGCGATGTCCGTAATTCGCTTGCAGATATTTCCAAAGCAAAGCGCCTTATCGGATACGAGCCGAAAATTAAAATGCAGGAAGGATTAAAAATTACGCTTAACTGGTTCAGTAAATACTTTGGTTATCAACCTATCTCTAAATAA